From the genome of Nicotiana sylvestris chromosome 1, ASM39365v2, whole genome shotgun sequence:
catgggaaggaccctacagaatTAGTGTTGTTGCAGGAAAGGGAGCGTATgaactggaaacaatggatggcaagatactgcattcacattggaatgttgttcatttgaagagatactatttctaaggaaaacccacggtcaggtataacctttttaaatttcatttttgaattattaattttactaacgattttagatgataggcaaaaagctagcccgtaccaaatgatgagtcacgacctgtaaggcacacggagtaacctaaaattcctggcctagggttacaattattctaaTAGAAACGAAAACGGGttatgcagtcttcatctataatcgtccctccgagtcctgtatgtttttccttttcaggaaaagaacCAAGATAAGAGAaacaaacaagtgctcgaggcttcaaacttcaacgctcaaacacttgggggactacataatatacacagacaTATGTGTAAAAATCAAGCAAAGATCTGTGGAAAAAATCAAGCTTAGAAGAAATAAGTGCGGAGCAAAAGTTACGAAGTTACGGCATTCATAGCATTCACCATAGTGTTCTTTCCCATTAAGACAATGAAGAGATATGGCATTCATCATAGTGTTCTTTCTCATGAGAACAATGGAGTCACTTCTCAAACCCTTCCTAATACATGGAGTTAGGGtaatgactatgtactgaaatgggttataaggaaaaaccttgtgtgtattatttttcttttgtaaaaatctgttacaagaaaaatagttacgagaaagCTATAGATGTAAtccaaatacatgtaaagtattattcaaaaACTTGTCAAGGTTCataaataaaaacttgtcaaagttatttcaaacaaaacatgtgtGTTATTATTcctcatcgtattataacaccattatgaagttgagacatcttcttcattaagtgtcaaaaatacaaaagggccctcttttataaaactcatgttatTAAGTCATGAGATTAATTATagagcattttcaaaggataaaaatgcaagCTATTCtttaagtccttaaaaataaaaggcaagaatagaacgaatagaagtaataaaaacttcttaatatattTAAAATCCAAAGACTAAGTATAAACTTAGTcataaaaattgttttatatagATGCCCCATAATAAGAACTGGGGACTTTTTCCTTCTAAAACACCCTTAAAACAAACTAAGGGTTTGATCATTAtcttccaaaaagaaaaaaaaaaagaaaaacaagttaAGTTATAAAAACTGGTCACTGGGAGGCAGGAGCATCAGAAGTAACGGTGCCAACATCAGAAGGAGCAACCACAAGCACGGTGTCAACTTGACTTGAAACAGCAGGCTCGATGAGGTGAACAAGAGTCACGGAAGCTTCACCTTCGGGAGCTTGATCCACGGTAGCTTCAACTTCAGGAACTTGAGCCAAGGCTACATCAGTTTCGGGAGCTTCAGCCACGGGAGCCTCATTGCGGGAGATGGAAAGTTTGGTGGTTGTTGAGCCTTCTCAATAGTCTCCATGATTTTAGCCAATTCTGACTCTAAATTAAAGGTCTCTTGGCTAGCCTCGATTAAGGCATCACGGCGAGAGTTCAGAAAAGTTCAACTTACCTCAACAGCCATTTTATCCTCGAGAAGCTCATAGTCTCTTTCCCAAACAGCAATTTCACTTTTGAGTTCTTCATTTTCAGCTAAGGTGGAATTGAAGGAGATTTGAAGAGAGGCATTGGAACTTTCCAAAGCACGGATTTTATCAGTAGAGGCCCTCAAGTCCATTTGATTTTGAGTCCAGCTCTGTGCAAGATCCTTCTCATAAACCTTCTTTTGACTCAGAAGTGCTTTCAACTCTTTAATCTCCTCATCTGCCTTAGATAGCTGATCTGAGAAAGAAGACTCAAGGCTTTCTTTGTCCTTCTCTgcttggcttgaagaagccttggccaCTGCCAATTCCAAAGTCAATGCACGCACCTGCTGCTCCAGGTTACTCCTATTctcttgcatatcttcaatagCAATTTGTGCACTATCAAATTGCCCTTTCCAGTTAGCCGCTTCTAGTTGAGCTTCACGAGTCACTTTCTCGGCCTCAAGAATTATTTTCTCAGAGTCACGAGCCACCTTCTCTAAAAGAGAAATTATGCACATCAACTCTGTACCAATGAGGTTGGCCTGAAAATAATAAAGAAGGAAAGTAATAATCCAagagtaaaaagaaaaagaaattttttaaataaaggaggaaaataccttcaaagtggcatgAACAATGTCGTTCATCAAAGTCAAGCAGCTATGGCTATTCATCTTCTCTTTTTCAATTGAGCCAATCAAAGGCTCAAGCCAAACGTCTGCCTGACCAGATTTTCTCAAAAGGCTGCTGTTGGCGGGAACTTCAATAGTCACGCTCCTCATGGCAGTAGTTCTGCTCGTAGAACCAACTTCAGTATGATGAACAATAGGAGTGGGAATAATCAAAGGAGGAGCCATAGAAGAGGTGAGTGCAGTAGAAGAAGGAACGGAAATAACTGGGGCCGGTAAGAAGGAATTACAGGCACGGGTGATGAAAAAGTCCATAAAGGTACTTCATCTAAAACAGGCCCGAGATCACCACTATCAAAACCACTAGCAAAAGTTGGTCGGTGGATTCACGAGTATCTTGGAGGGTAACATCGTCATCAGAGACGAGATGAACAGGCTCGGCAGAAGAGGCACGAGGAGAGACTTCAGCCTCATCATCGAACATAACACGTCTCCTAGACCTTTTCCTCTTTATCAAAGAGTCATCTTCATCTTCCTCCTCGGAATCTTCTTCAGCGGTTTTCCTCTTCACAAGTATGTCCTGAGCTTTCCTTAAAGTGAGTTGAGCTTCTGTAGAGGTTCGAGAGGCCGCAACTCCTTCAGCAGAAACGCCTCGAATTgaaaatcctgacaaaaagaaggatgaaaATTAAGGCAATAAATAGAAGATTTTCCATacgagaaaatataaaaaaactcttaccatgagttttcactttccaaccgtACTGATTGGAGATAGATTTCCAGGACCTAGCCTCCATAGGCGCGACTTTCAATAATTTGTCTACTcaaccacgaaagttgggaaCTTTATCCACAACTCCCATGATTGCTACAAAAAGGAGAGggagagaaaatttaaaaaaaatcaaaattgaaagaaaaaggtacgagaagaataaaagacttacgtgcaaaattccatttCTCGGGAAAAGGAACATTTtcttcacccactaaaccaacagtgcaGCAACGAATCGAGCATACCAgccacgatccttgtcatcttctgGGATTACTAAAACCCTTTTACTCCTAACTACTAAAGTAAAAACACCGATGCGATAGAGCCTGGGGGAGTAAAGATGAATTAGATGAGGGAAAGTAAAATCAACACCCGCCTTGTTTGTTAAATGTCTTAAGCAAGCCACAGCTCTCCAAACGAGTGGGCCGATTTGTGCTAAACAAACTTGGAAAAAATGGCAAAAATCAAGAATTACTGGATCAATGGCTGGTTTAAATCCTAGagtaaagggataagtataaacgaaagaaAAACCAGTCATATAAGAAgtaattctttgatttggattaGGAACAACAATTGGGAAGTCACTATTCCAATGACAGTCGTTACAAACTATGGGGGTTAAAACCTCTGTAATCATGGTAGGGTAGGTATCAGCACGACTCAACTCAGAAACTTGTTTTTGAAGTGATTCTCTGTCATGGGTAAAAGATAAGTCGCTAGGAACTATCTCTTCTATCAAAGGTTCTTGTAAAGGTTCAGCAGTTTCTTTACCCTTAGAAGATGATTTCTGAGTAGAAGAACCAGCAGAAGAACTGCCGCCACGGGCAGATCCTAAACTACGGAGTCTACCACCCCTACCCCTTCTATGTCTAACAGGTGCATTGGGGAAGTTATCCAAGATAGGAACTCTTCTAggattagggtttgaagaagacatgatGAAGAAGGTCGAATTAAGGAAGAAGTGAACAGTATCGAAGAATAAAGTATTCAATAAAACTTTATGAAGAAGAGGACAAGAGAAAAAGGTTATATTTATGTGAGAAAATGACCGTCAAAGGCAAGAAAtataatgatggaaagcctataataaatgCAACTAGCTCTTCGTGAATAGTGGGGCTGTAAAAGCCTTGAAAAAAGGCTGCAAAACTGCAGAACCGATGGAAGAATGACACGTGTATAGAGCATTTAATAGAAGAGACAAGTGAAGCATCAAtgttgtcatagcattaatgatGACATAAATTCCctttttaatgaaatccacttcccaaatatttaattgataaataaatggaaagtggggggactatctgtattgggaaaaattgagtttgcATATTGGaggtgacgtgtcatgacacgtggattagtcaAATGGTCAAAGAGTTATAattagccaagaggcacgagcaATAACAGATACGAGAGAAGGTGATGAAAGAGGCACGGGCAGTTATTCAAATAGTTCAGCGcgcgtacctatttaagtcatttaaaGCTCAAAGATCAAGAAGAATCAAGGAAATGAATGTGACAACGCATGAGAGTCCAAATTCAGTATTTAACATATATTAAATACTGagtacgttagagaatttgtatttaatataaatgattgagtaacgtttcttttattatcatttattacCCATAATTGCCTTATTAAGACAAAGGCAATACACATATCTCCAAGAAAACCATTATAAAAGGGAGAATGCTTTTGTAAGGACACAGAACACAATTGAAATATACTctgattcacttgtttttctcctgattacattCTGGTTATTCCAAATTATTCTCTTctatatattcttttgattatcagtaaccctcgttcttctaaattctagctttgactaaaattctgttttttggttaaacaaggAGGACATGTAACCAAGACCTCCCAAAGCAGTACCCCAACACTAGAGAGGCAGTAAATAAAAGGTGTGCAAGCACATTAACAAAAATAGGGGGAAGAGCAACCACAAGATTGAGACTTTCGGTCCACTGTAACTCTTCACACGCTATTGTTCACGGAGGCTCATAGATCCATCCAGAGTGTTTTCTTGCCCTTATCCTAAAGGCTGGAATTTGCGTTCTGTCTATCCTTATAGCTCTTCTAGCTTCGGTAGGGAGATCTTTTTCAGTGAGGAAGATTTGCGTGTGAGGAATGGTGGTAGCATATTTTGATAATGAGTCTGGAAACTCATTTCCTTCTCTGAAACAATGTTTAATTTTGATGCCAAATTGATGCACTTTGTCTTATGTAGGCTCCATGGAATTTTGAACTTTCCCAAAATCATGTTGACCACCAGTAGTGCATCTATGCTATACAACTTAGTGTTACTAACACCTACCAATTCAGCTGATAAACCTGAAGTTTGGGATTTCATCTTGATCTTGCTTCATTGAAGATCTAACATGACTAGGCAAGGAAAGAGCTGAAGGGAGCAAAGAAGGAGTGGGTGCTGCCTTCACGTGACTGACTGCTAAGGCTTGTTCATCATCTTAGCATCTCATTTCTGGTACTTTAATCCCATttcatttgtttaattttgtattttcttttaatttttgttttttttcttgctTCTTTTTACTTCCGTACCCGTTTTTCTTTCTATAGTGTAGCTTAGGTTGGGTAATTTTTGTTTAAAGTTAGTTTAGGTAGTTAGAACACTGAACCAACACCTAGGGACTCATCATTAAGTGAAAAATTGGACTAAAATTGATCAACACttaaaccctaggttggtattgttGATGGGtgttcagtgcggaccgcggtgcccttatgcggtccgcaatggcattttgtgtggaccgtagTGTCAAAGTCCTGCAAGCTGATCAATGGAGGACCGCAaccgcattacattttgtgcggtccgtgctgCATATAtttagagagtgggtagtctgaaccccacctctgtgtgGACCGCAATGGCCTTTTTGCAGCCGCACTATGTTTTGTGCTGTCCACACTCTGTAATAATTGATACTGTCTGGAACATGTTCTTTTCTGCAACTGTGAACTTCATTGTTTTTCTGGATACTAACAAAGTCTCATgaatgttgtttgcagacaatgctGAAATCACGAGGCAAATATGGTAAACAATCGAGCAggggagagtcctcccggggtggtAAAGGCAAGAACATGATAAGACTGACCCCACAAGTCcgtcaaaacataaagaacacaagGAAAATCATCAGAGCTGCTGATAGGGCTATTgatcagtcggggagtgagtacgagccctcccgggaggcatcaTCAAACTCCGTGCCAAAGTTCattcctgactggccggagagaaacagATTGAGAGATATACCCCCAGCATGCCCCACTGCCCAAGCTTCAGTTCATgtatcttctgagtcgtctaaGGTCTCAGCTGAAGGTAGTGGAGATgggtactccacctctcccacaacttcattatccggagaggatGCAGTACCGGAAGAGGGGGAAGAAGCtcaagggggtgagccccaagttgtTGGGGTTGAGCGGACTAGGAACCCGGAGGCATGGGAGGACCGATCTGTGAGTGTGGTGGCCTCCCACAAATTCAGAGAGTGGTGGTCCGAGAAGAAATTGATACCTGAGCAGAAAATAGTCACCCGGGATCTTATGCCTCACAACCCAAATGTGTTGAGGCAAGTAACAGACAGAACGGAATGGAACTTTTTCATTGACCATGTGGGGGACACAAATGAACATCTTGTGaaagaattctacaccaatgtggcccacataaaaaagggcacCAAAGTCACAAAGGTGCGGAACTTGAAAGTGAAATTCGATGGCAAGTCCATCAATAACTACTTGGGGTTCGCAGAGGAGGATGAGTCCCTATACTTGCAGAAGATGAAGTTGGGTGAAGAAGCCTGCTCGTAGTTAgcggagtacttggcaatcccaggtaccaccccggAGTGGTTGTCTGTAGGGGTGAAGATATTGAGAGGACATTGAATTTCAAAGctaaggggtgggagacattCGTGTGCAGCAGACTAGACCCTACCACCATTGACACTCACTCCTACTTCACCGGGCGATCTTAGTAGCATctatcatggcagggtacccgaTCAATATCGAGAATGTGATGTCCCGGGTCATTTCACAGGTGGTAGATGAGGGTGATAGGTCctacccattccccaacttccTAATGATGTATTTTGAGGACCTCAATGTGGAGATGAGGAAATTTGACGTAAATGTAAAGGCAAAGGCACCCTTCTCGTGGTATagcctacagggtgatgacaaccctaagagCAAGCACTTCAAAGGAAAATCCACTACCTCaactagccagtctgaagagccagtagtagtagtgacTACTCCACAACCTCCTCCCACTGCAGTAGATATAGCCCCAGGTCCATCCACCTCCACTGATCCAGAGATTCCATCCACTACTGCCTATCCATTGACTGCCCACCATCTGAGCCAAGCCCTCactagcatcaacaactggatgtagaTAGCTACTTCTAAGCTGTTTGTATTATCTTCTACCATGgcagctcagtcggcacctctgcctccacaggtcccacagtctattgaggacgctctcaaggatcttctggacaaccagaagaagatccttgaGAACCAAAAATTGCTCTCGGACACTGTTGATTCACATggaaaggctctcaaggagcttgctagggagacCAAGAAGATGAGGACGACTAGGGCTTCCAAAGAGTCCGTGAAGGAGTTGAGGGTCGAGGTGGAGAGATTGAAGGCAGATCACCTACCTTTAGATTTGCTACTACAGGACCCTGTGCCAACAACCCATCCCCATTCAGAGCAGtcccagaggcctcccaagaTGAATAGGATGATTCCTAGTTCAGATGATGTAGttatccagttggcagacccaccgaTGACTTCCTCCAGTCAGCTACAGGATGCAGCCcaggagcctgtccaggtccaTGTCCCAGCAGCAGAGCCACAGGTCATAGGGAGCCAACCTCAGGTTCCCGAGCAtattgaggacccagggaccactcaggatcccATGCTGACAGACggcccatagggagtttctgtatcctctttcctctatttttggtgcttattttgcttagttggcattgaggacaatgtcagctttcatttgagggggtaagCCCTACTTTGATTgatttggatgattgtatatatttgacagattttatgatttctttctttctttttttcatctttggtatgtatgTAATTTCAGCACTtcattacatttttcgtacttcttattttgggtctgtatataaaagttatgttacattgtatatattcatctaccctattgtatattcgattaaatcccctcttatacatattcattctactttccaCATTTTTCCTtgcttagcttcttatttatgttcgttttcttgttttgaacttttgcaataggcctttggttttcttaatgccacggttctttccaaatatggaatttgtgtgaaccgggtggctcttcccaatgatggatggcgtgaaaaccttcttaagggtttgagtctgtttttctttttgatttttagtagttagtggtaagggtACCGCAAGCAAAGCTtaacttgggcctagcacatttgcctttgatctcatggtcaaaaataaattgttgagtataggatggtgaaagtcgtgaccttaaGACTCTTGTATTGaccaataatcatcaagtggtttttcgggaccattgtgtgctcaaatcttatttgaggtcattgtgggcccccgactctatgtctttagcgatactatagcttgtgtggttcaagtcccgagccattggtctagaacttaccctgaatgtttgtctaggcaaaatcctaattgaaatttgacttgagacatgattataggctctccttgatctaaatgatagcttgaacacttccatatcctaccaatgataaaatccctagtcaacccttttgagccttagacctttttccttcaagaaccataatacaagcctttactcgttctaaaagataccatctcttggcaccctatctttccataacacatggcaaaagtataagtttgtgggggagagacgaggattgcaacaaagtgataaaaaggcacaaaatgaagaaaagggaagacaatgaaaaagaaagaaaaaagacaaaaagaatgttcaatgtagaaatgaataaaagggattcaagaaaagcaaagaatgaaaggtgtggaaagtttagaaggagaaaagatttgaaataaacaagaaagagtgacagtttGTCTCCCTAACCCATATAATGAAgtaaaatgacttaaaaagtcaagtgaatgtgtgccaaaatgaagcaaaagaagtgcttaagggaagatggaacctacttagaccaaacatttcctaccctgaaccatgAGCCTTCACTATGTCctcacaaaagccctatatgatctcaAGTTGAATGAAgattacattagtggtgactcacataaggggtaagtatatggtacttagagccagacttgtgacttttccttgagagagaagagtgtatttccattaacctcgttctgagtgacACTATcttaaaagtgaggtttgcttagggagagtttaggatatgtgagtttgggttccacaatgaccaaagtaatagaaagggtttctttgatgtgttaagtcaactcttgatgctcttgtatcACACTAAATctatggtgtttaaaagagtgaatgttgttaatgaatcatttgtattgagggcaattgttagtcccaattgatgctagatgaggtcactttaggacagtTGAATTTTAAtggattttctcttaaggggtgggtcttattttgtttgcttgaggaaaagcaaaagcttaagtttgggggagttgataactagggaatgtgatgcattttacactccttcttgcttaagttttgattagaaatgtgtacaaaatagtcccaaaggctcacaagttgtgcttgattgcaggtttgatcaacaaggtgacaaggtatcaaaaaccagctcaaaaaggagtgaaacttgcacaagtaccaagacaagacaaagctcagtcaaaACAGGGCCAATGCagtcgcacaccattctgtgcggttcgcaaaagtgaagttcagagaggttgcTTTTCAGGCCata
Proteins encoded in this window:
- the LOC138890532 gene encoding uncharacterized protein; the protein is MAPPLIIPTPIVHHTEVGSTSRTTAMRSVTIEVPANSSLLRKSGQADVWLEPLIGSIEKEKMNSHSCLTLMNDIVHATLKANLIGTELMCIISLLEKVARDSEKIILEAEKVTREAQLEAANWKGQFDSAQIAIEDMQENRSNLEQQVRALTLELAVAKASSSQAEKDKESLESSFSDQLSKADEEIKELKALLSQKKVYEKDLAQSWTQNQMDLRASTDKIRALESSNASLQISFNSTLAENEELKSEIAVWERDYELLEDKMAVEAPVAEAPETDVALAQVPEVEATVDQAPEGEASVTLVHLIEPAVSSQVDTVLVVAPSDVGTVTSDAPASQ